DNA sequence from the Halanaerobiales bacterium genome:
TATCAAATTTAATTCTTTTATTAAAGAAAATTTTAAGTCTTCCAACTCTTGAACTAATTTTTCAAAAGAAGGAGTAAATACTATTCTATTTTTTGAAAAGGAATAGCCAACTCCCTTTAAAAGAGGTACATCAGCTTTAATATCATTTTTTCCTTGTTCTAAAATATAACCTTCATTATCAAAAACAAGTGTCTTTTTATCATTTACAATTTTAGCAATAGGTTTTCTTTCTGTAATTATTATTTCTAATTTGTTTGGATAAATTTTATTTATTATAACATCTTTTATATATTTTTCTCTAGCTAACAAAGATTTCCTTAATTCATCAATATTTACTAAGAGGATATTTTCATTTTTGAATTTATTAATATTATTAATTATTTCATCTGTTTTTAGAACTTCGTTCCCCTTCACGTTAAAATCTTTAATCTCTAATGAAGGAGAATATATTAATGAAAAAAACACTCCTAAACCTATAAATATTATAGTTAAAATAGCTATTAGTCTATAATTCAAGTAATCCCCCCTTGATGACAAATTATATCAGGTATTAGTTTTCATGATCTTAATTAACTTTTCACCACTTTTATAGATATCACCAGCTCCAATTGTAATTACTATATCCCGTGATTCTATAATAGAATTTAAATAATCAGGTATTTTACTCAAATTTTTAATATATTCAACTTTAAAATCATATATTTTAGAACACTCTTCAGCCATATTTTTGGCTAAATATTTATCTTCCTCATCTTTTATTTTTTCATCAGCACTATAAACATCAGTGATAATTAATCTATCAGCATCAGAAAAAGAATTGCAAAATTCTTTAAATAAATATTTAGTTCTACTATAACGATGTGGTTGAAAAATAGCTATTACTCTATTAAACCCTGTATTTACTGCTGCTTTCAATGTTTCTTTAATTTCAGTTGGATGATGGGCATAATCATCTATGATTAATACATCTTTAATAAGAGCCTTTTTTTCAAATCTTCTTTTAACTCCTGAAAATTTTTCGATCCCCTTTTTTATTTCAGTAAAACTCAATCCTAAATATAGACCTACTGCAATTGCAGCCAATGAATTTAAAATATTATATTTACCAGGAATTTGAAGATTAATCTCCCCTATTTTTTTATTATTAAATTCTACATCAAATAAACTCCCAAAAGGTAAATAATTTATATTATTTGCTCTTATTTTTCCATTTTCAAATCCATAAGATATTATTTTATCATTATCCAAATCTATTAATTCACGAATAATTTTATCTTCAGCACAAACAATTGACTTACCACTTGCAGCTGTTTTATTTATGAAATTTTTAAAAGTATTTTGCAACTTTTTCTTATTAGTATAAAAATCCAGATGCTCTAATTCGATATTGGTTACAACTGATATATAGGGATCAAAATATAATAAAGAACCATCACTTTCATCTGCTTCTGTTACAAAATAATTGTCTGTACCACTTTTAATATTTCCCTGTATACTTGGTAAATTACCTCCAATCATAGTAGTTGGATCATATTTTTCACTATTTTGCATCATAGTGGCTATCAAACCGGTGGTAGTAGTTTTACCATGAGTTCCTGATACCGCTATGGTTTTTTTATCTTCCATCAATTTTGATAACATTTCAGCTCTTTTAAGAATTTTTATTCCTAATTTATTAGCCATTTTCAATTCAGAATTATTGTCATCTATTGCACTGGAATTTACAACAAAATCTGGTATTCCCCATTTTTTAATATTATTACTATTATGTCCTACTTCAATTTTAGCACCTAATTTTTTTAAATTTTTAATTGTATTTGAATCTTTTATGTCTGATCCACTAACTTTATAATCTCGCAATAATAATAATTTGGCAATTCCACTCATTGATATACCACCAATACCTATTAAATGTATATGTTTTTTAGCCAAATTATCCCCCCCTAAATTCCTATTTTTTCTATTTTATTTGCAATTAGAGTTACAGCATCTCTTTTTCCTAATTTATAACTATTTTCACTCATTTCTTTTAATAAACTTTCATTATTTATTATAACCTTTAAATTTTCTAATAAGACTTTTTCATTTAAGTTTTTTTCTTCAATCATCCTTGCAGCATCATTTTTTGTTAAAAATTGAGCATTATATTTCTGATGATTATCAGTTGCATAAGGATAGGGGATTAAGATTGAAGCCAATCCCTTTGCTGTTATTTCTGATAAAGCCGTTGCACCTGCTCTACTAATAACAATATCAGCAATACTATAAGCATATTCCATATGTTCTAAATAGGGAATAGTTTTTATGCTGGAACATTCCTTAATATTAATATTATTTTTTTCTAAATATCCAAGAACCTTTTTATAATTTTTTTTGCCAGTTATATGGATTAATTGCAAAGCATCATTATTTTTAACAAATTTATAAATTCCTGATAAAGATTTATTGATGCTTTCTGCACCCTGACTTCCTCCAAAAATCAATATTGTTTTTGCATATGAAGAAAATTTAAAATAATCAATTCCCTGTTTTTTCTCTGTTTTTAAAATTATTTCTCTTACAGGATTTCCAGTATGAATGATTTTATTTTCAATCTTAGCAGAAAAATGATTTTTAGCTTCTTTAAAATTTATAGCTACTTTATCGCAAAATCTACTTAAAATTTTATTAGTAATTCCAGGATATGCATTTTGTTCATGAATTATAGAAGATTTTCCTGTCAAAAATCCTGCTAAAACTACAGATCCAGCAACAAAACCACCAGTTCCAAAAACTATATCTGTTTGATAATTTTTAATTATTTTAAAGGATTGATAAAGACCTTTTAAATTAGTAAATATTGATTTAAAAAGATCAAAATTAAATTTGCGTGGAAGAGGTGCAACATTTATGCCTTTGAATTTTATATCCCATTCTTGGGCAATATCTTTTTCAAGCCCATTTTTTGAACCAATATATATAATATCCCATCCCCTTTTTTTTAATTCTAATGCTACTGCTATTGCAGGATAAATATGTCCACCAGTACCGCCTCCAGTGATTATTGCCCTCATACTACACCTCACTTAATTCTTAAAATTAGATGATATATTTAATAAGATTCCCACCCCAGATAACATTATCAAAAGTGAGCTACCTCCATAACTAATAAACGGAAGAGTTATTCCGGTTACAGGAATAGTAGCTGATACAACTCCTATATTTATAAATACCTGAATGATTATCATACTTGTAATTCCAATAGCCAATAAGCTACCAAATACATCTGGAGCTCGATGTGCTATCCGAATTCCTCTCCAGAAAAATAATAAATACAATGAAATAACTATAAATACTCCTACAAAACCCAACTCTTCACCTAAAACAGCAAAAATAAAATCAGTACCTGGTTCAGGTAAATATAGAAATTTTTGTTTACTATTACCTATTCCTACTCCGAAAAATCCCCCAGTTCCAAGAGCCAAT
Encoded proteins:
- a CDS encoding FtsQ-type POTRA domain-containing protein, with product MNYRLIAILTIIFIGLGVFFSLIYSPSLEIKDFNVKGNEVLKTDEIINNINKFKNENILLVNIDELRKSLLAREKYIKDVIINKIYPNKLEIIITERKPIAKIVNDKKTLVFDNEGYILEQGKNDIKADVPLLKGVGYSFSKNRIVFTPSFEKLVQELEDLKFSLIKELNLIQYKQLQNNKFKVELLIMNNNIKVKLGDLENLAKKFKILEATILDIKKNNLKVDYINLQYPDKPVYKTEN
- the murC gene encoding UDP-N-acetylmuramate--L-alanine ligase — protein: MAKKHIHLIGIGGISMSGIAKLLLLRDYKVSGSDIKDSNTIKNLKKLGAKIEVGHNSNNIKKWGIPDFVVNSSAIDDNNSELKMANKLGIKILKRAEMLSKLMEDKKTIAVSGTHGKTTTTGLIATMMQNSEKYDPTTMIGGNLPSIQGNIKSGTDNYFVTEADESDGSLLYFDPYISVVTNIELEHLDFYTNKKKLQNTFKNFINKTAASGKSIVCAEDKIIRELIDLDNDKIISYGFENGKIRANNINYLPFGSLFDVEFNNKKIGEINLQIPGKYNILNSLAAIAVGLYLGLSFTEIKKGIEKFSGVKRRFEKKALIKDVLIIDDYAHHPTEIKETLKAAVNTGFNRVIAIFQPHRYSRTKYLFKEFCNSFSDADRLIITDVYSADEKIKDEEDKYLAKNMAEECSKIYDFKVEYIKNLSKIPDYLNSIIESRDIVITIGAGDIYKSGEKLIKIMKTNT
- the murG gene encoding undecaprenyldiphospho-muramoylpentapeptide beta-N-acetylglucosaminyltransferase — translated: MRAIITGGGTGGHIYPAIAVALELKKRGWDIIYIGSKNGLEKDIAQEWDIKFKGINVAPLPRKFNFDLFKSIFTNLKGLYQSFKIIKNYQTDIVFGTGGFVAGSVVLAGFLTGKSSIIHEQNAYPGITNKILSRFCDKVAINFKEAKNHFSAKIENKIIHTGNPVREIILKTEKKQGIDYFKFSSYAKTILIFGGSQGAESINKSLSGIYKFVKNNDALQLIHITGKKNYKKVLGYLEKNNINIKECSSIKTIPYLEHMEYAYSIADIVISRAGATALSEITAKGLASILIPYPYATDNHQKYNAQFLTKNDAARMIEEKNLNEKVLLENLKVIINNESLLKEMSENSYKLGKRDAVTLIANKIEKIGI